From Virgibacillus natechei, the proteins below share one genomic window:
- a CDS encoding S1C family serine protease codes for MDNNEENQSHNQTVEEETSDNENTTEKRASEKPNRPGMNTFFGGIVGGVISAVIVVLLFNSGTIPLNETTESSGATDSTEDEPTEVVETLASGDADTATNMSEASQAVVGVKNLQQQSIWEESEDAGTGSGIIYKKEDDDAYIVTNQHVVQDAEEIEVVLNDDEQVPAEVLGTDALTDLAVLQIDGENVDTIASLGSSGDLQVGETVAAIGNPLGLEFANTVTQGIVSGLERSISVDTTGNGQPDWVTEVIQTDAAINPGNSGGALVNGDGEVIGINSMKIAQQAVEGIGFAIPIDEALPVMEQLEVSGEIQRPVIGISTVSLNQVPPQYRNEISLPEDLEGGMVIADVQTNSGADEANLQQFDVITEIDGEEITSILDLRQNLYSDDNNIGDTVEIEYYRDGNQETATLELQGEENEQQEEL; via the coding sequence ATGGATAATAATGAAGAAAACCAATCACATAATCAAACGGTAGAAGAAGAAACAAGTGATAATGAGAATACAACAGAAAAACGGGCGTCAGAGAAACCGAACAGACCAGGTATGAATACGTTCTTTGGCGGCATCGTAGGTGGGGTGATTTCCGCGGTCATCGTCGTTTTATTATTTAATAGTGGAACGATCCCGTTAAATGAAACGACAGAGTCTTCAGGGGCAACCGACTCCACAGAAGATGAGCCAACAGAAGTTGTAGAAACATTAGCTTCAGGAGATGCAGATACCGCTACAAATATGAGCGAAGCATCTCAAGCAGTAGTGGGAGTTAAGAATCTCCAACAGCAATCGATTTGGGAAGAAAGCGAAGACGCTGGAACCGGTTCAGGTATTATTTATAAGAAAGAGGATGACGATGCCTATATTGTAACAAATCAGCATGTGGTTCAAGATGCTGAAGAAATTGAGGTTGTCTTAAATGATGATGAACAAGTCCCAGCCGAAGTTTTAGGGACGGATGCTTTAACGGATTTAGCAGTATTACAAATTGATGGGGAAAACGTTGATACCATTGCCAGTTTAGGTTCTTCTGGTGATTTACAAGTTGGCGAAACAGTTGCAGCTATCGGAAATCCGCTTGGACTGGAGTTTGCGAACACCGTTACACAAGGAATTGTCAGTGGCTTGGAACGTTCCATTAGTGTGGATACAACAGGTAACGGGCAGCCTGATTGGGTAACAGAAGTTATTCAAACAGACGCTGCCATTAACCCTGGGAATAGTGGCGGAGCATTAGTCAACGGAGATGGGGAAGTAATTGGAATCAACTCGATGAAAATCGCGCAACAGGCTGTAGAAGGTATTGGTTTTGCTATCCCTATTGATGAAGCATTACCGGTTATGGAACAACTTGAAGTAAGTGGGGAAATTCAACGGCCTGTAATCGGAATTAGCACCGTAAGCCTAAATCAAGTTCCACCCCAATACCGGAATGAAATAAGCTTACCAGAGGACCTAGAAGGCGGAATGGTAATCGCAGATGTTCAAACAAATTCAGGAGCAGATGAAGCTAATTTACAACAGTTTGATGTCATTACTGAAATCGATGGGGAAGAAATAACATCCATTTTAGATTTAAGGCAAAATCTGTATTCTGATGATAATAATATTGGTGATACGGTTGAAATAGAGTATTACAGGGACGGAAACCAGGAAACCGCAACCCTTGAACTGCAAGGTGAAGAAAATGAGCAACAAGAAGAACTATAA
- a CDS encoding response regulator transcription factor, which translates to MGYHIGVVEDDTNIQNIVTAYLKKEGFTVTVLGSAEKAWGEWEINPPDMWILDLMLPGMDGYEFCKKIRNESDVPIIIISAKDEEIDKILGLELGGDDYLTKPFSPRELIARVKRLFKRSIATAEELVQEKVKVDQLVMHKNDRRVFWDGLEQDVTTKEFDILVLFAENTNRAFSREDLLERVWGDDYFGSDRAVDDLVKRIRKKFATLQLETIWGYGYRLRHEEVNK; encoded by the coding sequence ATGGGTTATCATATTGGAGTTGTAGAAGATGACACGAATATACAAAATATAGTAACAGCGTACTTAAAAAAAGAAGGTTTCACAGTTACGGTTCTGGGGTCTGCCGAAAAGGCATGGGGTGAATGGGAAATAAACCCGCCTGATATGTGGATTTTAGATCTCATGCTTCCAGGTATGGACGGGTATGAATTTTGTAAAAAAATAAGAAATGAAAGTGATGTACCCATTATTATCATCTCTGCAAAGGATGAGGAGATAGATAAGATTCTGGGACTTGAATTAGGTGGAGATGATTACCTTACTAAACCATTCAGTCCAAGAGAATTAATCGCTCGTGTAAAGCGATTATTTAAACGTTCTATCGCAACAGCGGAAGAACTGGTACAGGAAAAAGTCAAAGTGGATCAATTAGTAATGCATAAGAATGATCGACGGGTGTTTTGGGATGGGCTTGAACAAGATGTAACGACAAAGGAATTTGATATATTAGTGCTTTTCGCTGAAAATACCAATCGAGCATTTTCACGAGAGGACTTATTAGAAAGGGTATGGGGGGATGATTACTTCGGAAGTGACCGAGCTGTAGATGATTTGGTGAAACGGATCCGAAAGAAATTTGCAACGTTACAATTAGAAACAATATGGGGTTATGGATACCGTTTGCGACATGAAGAGGTCAATAAATGA